The following proteins come from a genomic window of Macadamia integrifolia cultivar HAES 741 chromosome 14, SCU_Mint_v3, whole genome shotgun sequence:
- the LOC122060457 gene encoding hydroxyproline O-galactosyltransferase HPGT1-like, whose product MQSRGSSNRLSGLVLRSPISSLMFSMFATIASLYVAARLWQDAENRVYLIKKLDRVTGQGQSAISVDDTLKIINCKEQQKKLYALEMELAAARQEGFVSKYVSERNGTHSKRRLLAVIGIATRFGRKNNRDAIRRAWMRTGTALKKMEDEKGIVVRFVIGRSANRGDSLDRDIDNENRRTSDFVVLDNHVEAPEELPKKAKLFFVHAVDTWDAEFYVKVNDDVYVNIDALGAMLSTHLDKSRVYIGCMKSGEVFSEPGHKWYEPDWWKFGDGKSYFRHASGEIYVISRALAQFISINRSILRTYAHDDISVGSWLIGLDIKYIDEGKFCCSSWSSGSICAAV is encoded by the exons ATGCAGAGCCGGGGATCGAGTAACCGGCTATCTGGTTTGGTTTTGCGATCTCCGATTTCGTCTCTAATGTTCTCGATGTTTGCAACAATAGCTTCACTTTATGTGGCAGCCCG ACTATGGCAGGATGCAGAGAACAGAGTATACTTAATTAAAAAGCTTGATAGGGTAACTGGTCAG GGGCAGTCAGCTATATCAGTTGATGATACATTGAAAATCATTAATTGCAA GGAACAGCAGAAGAAGTTATATGCCCTTGAAATGGAACTGGCTGCAGCCAGACAGGAAGGTTTTGTTTCAAAGTATGTATCAGAGAGAAATGGGACTCACTCTAAGAGAAGGTTGTTAGCTGTGATAGGAATAGCTACAAGGTTTGGCCGCAAGAATAATAGAGATGCTATCCGGAGGGCATGGATGCGCACCG GTACTGCcttgaaaaaaatggaagatgagAAGGGAATTGTTGTTCGATTTGTAATAGGGAGAAG TGCAAATCGTGGAGACAGTTTGGACAGGGATATTGACAATGAAAATAGGCGGACCAGTGACTTTGTTGTTCTG GATAATCATGTTGAGGCACCTGAAGAGCTTCCAAAGAAGGCAAAATTATTCTTTGTTCATGCTGTAGATACCTGGGATGCTGAGTTTTATGTTAAGGTTAATGATGATGTTTATGTTAATATCG ACGCCCTGGGTGCAATGCTTTCTACTCATTTGGACAAGTCTCGTGTTTATATTGGTTGTATGAAATCAGGCGAAGTTTTCTCTGAGCC GGGCCACAAATGGTATGAACCAGACTGGTGGAAATTCGGTGATGGAAAATC ATACTTCCGTCATGCTTCGGGTGAGATATATGTTATATCTCGTGCATTGGCTCAGTTTATTTCAATAAACAG ATCTATTCTTCGTACATATGCTCATGATGATATCAGTGTTGGATCATGGCTTATCGGTCTTGACATAAAATACATTGACGAGGGGAAGTTTTGCTGTTCATCATGGTCTTCAG GTTCTATCTGTGCTGCAGTTTGA